The Candidatus Sysuiplasma jiujiangense genome includes a window with the following:
- a CDS encoding DUF1634 domain-containing protein yields MRDIEDIISYSLITGVVISALLITSGVIMLFVQGGIPGYSLGAIGNVHSTLNTKTYGFFEAYSHFSGITLIYTGLVVLIFTPISRVILLIGKFASVKDRLYLLLSIIVIINLFIAIVIIPHI; encoded by the coding sequence TTGAGGGACATTGAAGATATTATCAGCTATTCACTGATCACGGGTGTCGTCATAAGCGCACTGCTTATTACTTCGGGTGTCATCATGTTGTTCGTGCAGGGAGGAATACCGGGTTATTCGCTGGGAGCCATCGGGAATGTCCATTCAACCCTCAACACCAAGACGTATGGCTTCTTCGAGGCCTATTCGCACTTCAGCGGAATCACACTGATTTATACCGGTCTGGTCGTCCTGATATTCACACCGATTTCACGTGTGATCCTGCTCATAGGCAAGTTTGCAAGCGTTAAGGACAGACTCTATCTGTTGTTATCCATCATAGTAATAATCAATCTGTTTATTGCAATAGTCATAATTCCACACATCTGA
- a CDS encoding sulfite exporter TauE/SafE family protein: MAPLLLFLFIFLSGIIAGFLGALTGLGGGTILVPILSLYVGVPIAYATGASLISTISTSSGAASAYVKERLTNVKIGIGLEIGTTSGAIVGSLTATYIYAHHLSSFIFVLFGIVLLLSIYPTAKKITGDIPSSRKPDWTTRFFGLSGEYYDESLKKTVHYNGSKWLLGLTVMFAAGFISGLLGIGSGALKVLGMDYAMALPIKVTTTTSNFMIGVTAATSSGIYWADGLLQAFIIAPTAVGVLIGALLGTRVLVRMKNKRIRLVFLVLLAILGIQMILRGLGIF; the protein is encoded by the coding sequence ATCGCACCGCTCTTACTTTTCTTATTTATATTTTTATCTGGAATTATCGCCGGATTCCTGGGTGCTTTGACCGGCCTCGGCGGGGGAACAATTCTTGTTCCCATACTCTCGCTCTATGTCGGCGTTCCTATTGCATATGCTACCGGTGCCAGCCTGATTTCCACAATTTCCACATCGAGCGGCGCAGCAAGCGCTTACGTCAAGGAGAGACTGACGAATGTCAAAATTGGCATCGGTCTTGAAATAGGAACAACATCCGGAGCAATAGTTGGTTCTCTGACTGCAACCTATATTTATGCCCACCATCTTTCAAGTTTCATATTTGTTCTGTTTGGGATAGTTTTGCTTCTATCCATATATCCCACGGCAAAGAAGATCACGGGTGATATTCCCAGCTCCAGGAAACCTGACTGGACAACACGTTTTTTCGGCCTTTCGGGCGAATATTATGACGAATCGTTGAAAAAAACAGTTCATTACAACGGCAGCAAATGGTTGCTTGGTCTGACAGTGATGTTTGCGGCCGGCTTCATTTCGGGTCTGCTAGGAATAGGATCTGGCGCTCTGAAGGTACTCGGAATGGATTATGCGATGGCGCTTCCGATTAAGGTCACGACGACAACAAGCAATTTCATGATCGGTGTGACGGCAGCTACAAGCAGCGGCATTTACTGGGCAGACGGTCTCCTGCAGGCGTTCATCATCGCTCCTACTGCTGTTGGCGTTCTCATCGGTGCATTGCTGGGCACGCGCGTTCTGGTAAGGATGAAGAACAAGCGGATACGTCTGGTATTTCTCGTTCTGCTTGCCATTTTGGGAATTCAGATGATTCTCAGGGGGCTTGGTATATTTTGA
- a CDS encoding hydroxyacid dehydrogenase yields the protein MKVVVLGSIRNEIKKELDDSCRNSKIQLIYFESAAEADLSDCEVMFLGFGAREKLKDAIAKCNGIRMIQTQSAGVDYLNFSEIPETILVCTNAGAFAKPIAEHVFAMILALSKNLKKNEIAMKNGIFQRSEISRELRGRILGIYGYGGIGREVAKIGRAFGMQIHAISRNPNSEPRPDWYGKPADLDRMLMSSDVIVISAPLNRETKHKFNSEKLSIMKDDAILINVARGEIIVERDLFEHLRNNKKFCAGIDTWWDEPRDDRIYTPRYDFLSLPNVIGSPHNSGNVEEQGDYSVRVAFENIFRYARHEEPLNKVNRSDYTP from the coding sequence TTGAAGGTAGTTGTTCTCGGTTCCATACGGAATGAGATAAAAAAAGAACTTGATGATTCCTGCAGGAATTCCAAAATTCAGCTGATTTACTTTGAGAGTGCTGCAGAAGCGGATTTATCGGACTGTGAAGTGATGTTCCTCGGTTTCGGCGCCAGGGAAAAGCTGAAGGATGCGATTGCAAAATGCAACGGTATCAGGATGATCCAAACACAGTCAGCAGGGGTGGATTATCTCAACTTCTCAGAGATACCGGAAACCATACTCGTCTGCACTAACGCGGGTGCATTTGCGAAACCCATTGCAGAACATGTTTTTGCAATGATCCTCGCGCTGTCAAAGAACCTTAAGAAAAATGAAATTGCCATGAAGAATGGAATTTTTCAGAGAAGTGAAATCAGCAGGGAACTGAGGGGTAGAATTCTCGGCATATACGGTTATGGTGGGATCGGGAGGGAAGTAGCAAAAATTGGCAGAGCCTTTGGTATGCAGATTCATGCCATTTCGAGGAATCCAAACAGCGAACCGCGACCTGACTGGTATGGCAAACCGGCGGATCTCGACAGAATGCTGATGAGCTCCGATGTGATTGTTATTTCAGCGCCGCTGAACAGGGAGACAAAGCACAAATTTAACAGTGAAAAACTGTCGATAATGAAGGATGACGCGATACTCATCAATGTCGCTAGAGGTGAAATAATAGTCGAGCGGGATCTGTTCGAACACCTCAGGAATAACAAGAAATTTTGCGCGGGAATTGATACCTGGTGGGATGAACCACGTGATGATCGAATATATACTCCCAGATATGACTTTTTATCCTTGCCAAATGTGATAGGATCCCCGCATAATTCAGGCAATGTGGAAGAACAGGGAGATTATTCAGTCCGTGTGGCTTTTGAGAACATTTTTCGATATGCCAGACATGAGGAACCGCTCAACAAAGTAAACAGATCCGACTACACTCCATAG
- a CDS encoding oligosaccharide flippase family protein, with protein MAESLARKSFFSTLINLVGAVIAYVGILTISKYMGSSAVFTIGLIGFTSSYVGVYLPVSRLGFQTAHIKKVSEGADLGQCNGSFLLITALLTGLMSLLVFGTIFFWIYVLGKGFESPLEVQGIWIMLAYTIISTLATVPASTFNARRETVKAQIGTFAGHIVRVIAIIFVVFSKLSPIDVIWTYLLGGVASTAVTFYYFRGYPVSKPSKELIREYRKFADPLLIPSLIGLLPTSLSVVLVELFWHLAGAGQFYASYRIASVFVVLGGSVTSVVFPRISELHSMGKHLQIRESTLTSEYFLSFVLAPLSLFMVFFPIGILHVILSNHFYGAATPLAILAVWLYVTSISGPKNSVITGMNRPKISAWITIVSTLVSLAVMVVAIPVSIFGIPLLGMGPAGAALGLLAGAVVLYAMSQYHSKKLADTHFDFSVVYFFIIAVISDLMVMPLTLLIPLQQWRWYDAVFFALVSGAVYLVLCLLSRIASIEDLKVYIDALNPLAMHRYVSDELSSDFKGDRR; from the coding sequence ATGGCGGAATCTCTGGCGAGAAAGTCATTTTTCTCCACACTGATAAATCTCGTCGGCGCAGTCATTGCGTATGTTGGCATACTCACAATTTCGAAATATATGGGATCGAGCGCAGTTTTCACAATCGGTCTCATAGGCTTCACCTCAAGCTACGTTGGCGTCTATCTGCCTGTAAGCAGACTTGGCTTCCAGACAGCCCACATAAAAAAAGTGTCGGAAGGTGCCGATTTAGGGCAGTGCAACGGCTCATTTCTTCTCATCACTGCACTGTTGACAGGTCTGATGTCGCTTCTGGTTTTTGGAACTATATTCTTCTGGATATATGTTCTGGGCAAGGGATTCGAATCGCCGCTGGAGGTTCAGGGAATTTGGATAATGCTTGCCTATACCATAATAAGCACTCTTGCCACCGTGCCTGCATCAACTTTCAATGCAAGGAGGGAGACAGTAAAAGCGCAGATTGGTACATTTGCAGGTCATATCGTAAGGGTCATCGCAATTATATTTGTCGTTTTTTCTAAATTGTCCCCGATCGATGTGATATGGACGTACCTGCTGGGCGGCGTCGCATCTACTGCAGTCACATTCTATTATTTCCGTGGATATCCTGTCAGTAAACCGTCAAAGGAGCTCATCAGGGAGTACAGGAAATTTGCAGATCCGCTCCTTATACCTTCACTGATAGGCCTCCTGCCGACAAGCCTGTCTGTTGTTCTTGTGGAGCTTTTCTGGCATCTGGCAGGGGCCGGACAGTTTTATGCCAGTTACAGGATAGCGTCGGTGTTTGTCGTTCTCGGCGGAAGCGTCACTTCGGTCGTATTTCCCAGGATATCAGAACTGCACAGTATGGGGAAGCATCTGCAGATCAGGGAGAGTACGCTTACATCGGAATACTTTCTCTCATTTGTGCTCGCACCGCTTTCGCTATTTATGGTATTTTTTCCAATCGGAATACTGCATGTAATACTCTCCAACCATTTCTATGGCGCGGCAACCCCTCTCGCCATCCTTGCAGTCTGGCTTTATGTTACAAGCATCTCCGGTCCCAAGAACAGCGTAATTACAGGAATGAACAGGCCCAAGATTTCAGCCTGGATAACAATTGTGTCTACCCTTGTCTCTCTTGCCGTGATGGTAGTCGCGATACCTGTTTCAATATTCGGCATTCCATTACTGGGAATGGGACCTGCAGGAGCCGCCCTTGGACTTCTCGCAGGCGCTGTCGTACTGTATGCAATGTCTCAATACCACTCGAAGAAACTGGCCGACACGCACTTTGACTTCAGTGTCGTCTATTTTTTCATCATTGCTGTCATATCCGATCTGATGGTGATGCCGCTTACACTGCTCATTCCTCTCCAGCAGTGGAGGTGGTATGATGCCGTCTTCTTTGCGTTAGTCAGTGGCGCCGTATACCTGGTATTATGTCTTCTGTCAAGAATAGCCTCCATCGAGGATTTGAAAGTATATATCGATGCGCTTAACCCGCTGGCCATGCACCGTTATGTTTCAGACGAACTTTCCTCTGATTTCAAGGGTGACAGACGTTAG
- a CDS encoding NFACT family protein encodes MKTKNSMTSLDVRLIRQEMEVLKGSYAEKAYGLSPFSLRFNLQGSKKELLLIDDLFLSLTDRIEHDENEVMSDFASAVRRKFDNSRVTGIEQAGFDRVIRIKFSRPEGSEIVFELFGKGNAIIAENGVVASALKFDRRGKFETKAGMIYELPQSRFDPLISDADALGRLLEASRGDTVRSLATMAGLGPDMSEEVCARAGVERNRKPSELSDREVRAMSENIRDMIHTTDTDPSPCVYYQNGSAVQFTPVPFTIFSDLESKPFNSISEAIVEFITKRKKEEKGGEEDRHGKLIQKQKEAIDRLTSERDKAKKFAQSTYEKYADFEKIVSAIREGKTLDYSYRRMNRNRVILDVDGVKFDFNPNEDIHTVVSSIYDSVKEIERKLRRAREALEEIERQKPKEAEMPRGLVMRKSSKRFWFEDYRWFVSSEGCLVVGGRDARTNDRLVSKHMSSGDRYAHADIYGAPSTVVKWNATATDITLEEACIFAVSFSRAWNSKIGSASAYWVMPEQVSKTPQTGEFLPRGAFVIRGKRNYFPKLPLQLAIGTVRYEGEIRTVCGPQRAMEANALKFVKLIPGSMTKEQIASVLAETLGVTRDSIVSALPPGNSDLDGTVKFVETK; translated from the coding sequence TTGAAAACAAAAAACTCAATGACCTCACTAGATGTCAGGCTCATCCGGCAAGAGATGGAGGTGCTCAAGGGCTCCTATGCGGAGAAGGCCTACGGGCTTTCGCCCTTTTCGTTGCGGTTCAATCTGCAGGGTTCAAAGAAGGAGCTCCTCCTGATAGACGATCTCTTCCTCAGCCTGACCGACAGAATAGAGCATGATGAGAATGAAGTGATGAGCGACTTTGCTTCTGCGGTGAGGAGGAAATTCGACAACTCGAGGGTCACAGGAATCGAACAGGCAGGATTCGACAGGGTCATCAGGATTAAATTCTCAAGGCCTGAAGGATCTGAAATTGTATTCGAACTCTTTGGAAAAGGCAACGCGATCATTGCCGAGAATGGCGTAGTGGCTTCTGCTCTTAAATTTGACCGGAGAGGCAAATTTGAGACAAAGGCAGGGATGATTTATGAACTCCCTCAAAGCAGATTTGACCCGCTGATATCAGACGCTGATGCATTGGGCAGGTTGCTTGAAGCTTCCAGGGGGGATACCGTCAGATCGCTTGCGACGATGGCAGGCCTCGGCCCAGACATGTCGGAGGAGGTCTGTGCTAGAGCCGGAGTGGAAAGAAACAGAAAGCCGTCTGAATTGTCTGACCGGGAAGTGAGGGCAATGTCGGAGAACATCAGAGATATGATACACACCACAGACACGGATCCATCGCCTTGCGTTTACTACCAGAACGGAAGCGCTGTCCAGTTCACGCCTGTTCCCTTCACCATATTTTCAGACCTCGAGAGCAAACCGTTCAATTCCATAAGCGAGGCAATTGTCGAATTCATAACAAAAAGGAAAAAGGAGGAAAAGGGAGGCGAGGAGGATAGACACGGCAAATTAATACAGAAACAGAAGGAGGCAATAGACAGGCTCACGTCAGAAAGAGACAAAGCCAAAAAATTTGCACAATCCACTTACGAAAAATATGCGGACTTCGAGAAGATTGTATCTGCCATCAGGGAAGGAAAAACCCTTGATTACAGCTACAGACGTATGAACAGGAACAGGGTAATCCTCGACGTGGATGGTGTGAAATTCGATTTCAATCCTAACGAGGACATTCATACGGTCGTCTCTTCGATATACGACAGCGTCAAGGAGATTGAGAGGAAACTCAGGAGAGCCCGGGAAGCGCTTGAAGAAATAGAGAGACAGAAGCCGAAGGAGGCGGAAATGCCACGCGGCCTGGTGATGAGGAAATCTTCGAAGAGATTCTGGTTCGAGGATTACAGGTGGTTTGTCAGCAGCGAGGGCTGTCTTGTTGTGGGCGGCAGGGATGCGAGGACAAATGACAGGCTCGTATCAAAACACATGTCCTCCGGCGACAGGTACGCTCATGCAGATATCTACGGAGCTCCGAGCACTGTCGTGAAATGGAACGCCACGGCAACGGATATTACGCTTGAGGAGGCATGTATTTTTGCCGTGAGCTTCTCAAGGGCGTGGAACTCCAAAATTGGCAGCGCCTCTGCCTACTGGGTCATGCCGGAACAGGTCAGCAAGACACCGCAGACCGGCGAATTTCTGCCGCGGGGTGCTTTTGTAATCAGAGGCAAGAGGAATTATTTCCCCAAGCTTCCGTTACAGCTTGCGATCGGCACAGTAAGATATGAAGGAGAAATCAGGACTGTCTGCGGACCCCAGAGGGCAATGGAAGCAAATGCGCTGAAATTCGTAAAGTTAATTCCGGGATCAATGACAAAAGAGCAGATAGCGTCCGTCCTGGCGGAAACGCTGGGGGTTACGAGGGATTCAATCGTATCTGCACTCCCCCCCGGGAACAGTGATCTTGACGGCACAGTAAAATTCGTGGAGACAAAATAG
- a CDS encoding aldehyde dehydrogenase family protein, with protein MKISGSENDFHSRYDDALQVSLKGIGGTYPAYIGNSRYISVNGTFEVRSPSDREMLIGKFQSCSREETGIAIRAAADAFHKWSGTDYRRRISIVMKAAEIAAEMKFELAAMMTLENGKNRFEAVADVDEAIDFMRYYSELMTVNKGYMTAMGTLSQAEENRSVLRPYGVWGVIAPFNFPFAISCGMTTGALITGNTAVLKPSSYTPLLSLKLHEIYVKAGIPDGVLSYVTGPGDTVGTELMENEAVSGIVFTGSREVGLSSARKFNRRSFKPFISEMGGKNAVIVTENADLPKAVEGTAKAAFGFGGQKCSAASRAIIQSSVKDRFLKDLAAFTKKLNIGDPSDRSTYLGPVISEEAVTRFERAMAEAGERGQILAGGNVIREGKLAKGYFIEPTIVDKLPPDSWLLKEELFLPVLVTVEYNDFDEALRMANSLDYGLTAGIFSEDSSQIKKFFDEIEAGVCYANKGSGATTAAMVGAQPFVGWKMSGSTGKGAGGLYYLLQFMREQTQAVFS; from the coding sequence ATGAAGATTTCGGGCAGTGAGAATGATTTTCACTCCAGATATGACGATGCTCTGCAGGTTTCACTGAAGGGTATCGGTGGCACCTATCCTGCATATATTGGCAATTCCAGGTACATATCCGTTAATGGCACGTTTGAGGTGCGCTCCCCCTCGGACAGAGAAATGCTCATCGGAAAGTTCCAGAGCTGCAGCAGGGAAGAGACGGGCATAGCGATTAGAGCTGCTGCCGACGCATTCCATAAATGGAGCGGCACCGATTACAGGAGACGGATTTCGATTGTCATGAAGGCCGCAGAGATTGCGGCGGAGATGAAATTCGAACTTGCAGCAATGATGACACTGGAGAACGGGAAAAACAGGTTCGAAGCAGTGGCAGACGTTGATGAGGCAATAGATTTCATGAGATACTATAGCGAACTGATGACTGTGAATAAAGGATACATGACAGCAATGGGCACTTTATCGCAGGCTGAAGAAAACAGGAGCGTTCTAAGACCCTACGGAGTGTGGGGTGTTATTGCACCTTTCAATTTTCCGTTTGCGATTTCATGTGGAATGACCACGGGCGCGCTTATTACAGGAAACACTGCTGTCCTGAAGCCCAGCAGTTATACTCCACTTCTCTCCCTGAAATTACACGAGATTTACGTGAAGGCAGGCATTCCGGACGGTGTTTTGAGTTATGTCACAGGTCCGGGAGATACCGTCGGCACCGAACTGATGGAAAACGAGGCTGTTTCGGGTATTGTGTTTACGGGCTCTAGAGAAGTCGGCCTTTCCTCTGCAAGGAAGTTTAACAGGAGGAGCTTCAAGCCTTTCATATCCGAGATGGGAGGAAAGAATGCTGTCATAGTCACGGAAAATGCCGATCTGCCAAAGGCAGTGGAAGGCACTGCGAAGGCGGCATTTGGCTTCGGGGGCCAGAAATGCAGCGCCGCGTCAAGGGCAATTATACAGTCGTCTGTCAAAGACAGATTCCTGAAGGATTTGGCAGCATTCACAAAGAAGCTGAATATCGGCGATCCTTCTGACAGGAGCACTTACCTTGGACCCGTGATAAGCGAGGAGGCGGTCACGCGGTTTGAGAGAGCAATGGCTGAGGCAGGAGAAAGAGGACAGATTCTGGCAGGCGGAAATGTCATCCGGGAAGGGAAACTGGCTAAAGGATATTTTATTGAGCCTACGATTGTTGATAAACTTCCGCCTGATTCCTGGCTTCTGAAGGAAGAGCTTTTTCTGCCCGTTCTTGTCACGGTTGAATATAACGATTTCGATGAGGCTCTCAGGATGGCAAACTCGCTTGATTACGGACTGACAGCCGGAATATTCAGCGAGGACAGCAGCCAGATTAAAAAGTTTTTCGATGAGATAGAGGCAGGAGTTTGTTACGCAAACAAGGGTAGCGGTGCAACGACTGCCGCAATGGTCGGAGCCCAGCCGTTTGTAGGCTGGAAGATGAGCGGTTCAACCGGAAAGGGGGCAGGCGGCCTTTACTATCTGCTGCAGTTCATGAGGGAGCAGACGCAGGCAGTGTTTTCATGA
- a CDS encoding DUF72 domain-containing protein, whose translation MNILTGCSGWSYTDWIGPFYPRSLAGRHSEWLRYYSSFFMTTEVNSTFYSVPGRTTVNAWIDRTSDFSGFQFSLKLPQKISHELLPSGKIGEAREELRRFEETCIVPLQSAGRMGAALLQLPPDFKMKDSADIEGLRRIAESMAEGHYDMAVEFRDRSWLSEERAELRADITELLRDLRCSQVFVDSPAFMPTSEITAEHAYFRFHGRNQDIWYRKAGEDDGRINRYDYLYSRGQLESWIPRIDEASERCRTVRIYFNNHGRAKAAKNALELMDMLGIPHQPKEIHITDQVKLGSF comes from the coding sequence GTGAATATTTTAACAGGTTGCAGCGGCTGGTCCTATACCGACTGGATTGGCCCGTTCTACCCGCGCAGCTTAGCTGGCAGGCACTCTGAGTGGTTGCGTTATTATTCATCATTCTTCATGACGACAGAGGTAAACAGCACATTCTACTCAGTTCCCGGAAGAACCACCGTAAACGCATGGATTGACAGAACATCCGATTTTAGCGGCTTCCAGTTTTCACTCAAGCTGCCGCAGAAGATATCGCATGAACTCCTCCCCTCGGGAAAGATCGGGGAGGCGAGGGAAGAACTGAGGAGGTTTGAGGAAACATGCATTGTGCCGCTCCAGTCTGCAGGGAGAATGGGCGCAGCGCTCCTCCAGCTTCCCCCTGATTTCAAAATGAAAGACTCTGCCGATATCGAGGGATTGAGGAGGATAGCAGAAAGCATGGCCGAGGGACACTATGACATGGCTGTGGAATTCAGAGACCGAAGCTGGCTCTCTGAGGAAAGAGCGGAACTCAGGGCGGATATCACCGAACTTCTCAGGGATTTACGATGCAGCCAGGTGTTTGTAGACAGCCCGGCCTTCATGCCGACCAGTGAAATAACCGCGGAACATGCTTATTTCCGATTTCATGGCAGAAACCAGGACATTTGGTACCGGAAGGCAGGCGAGGATGACGGCAGAATCAACAGATACGACTACCTCTATTCAAGGGGACAGCTGGAGAGCTGGATTCCCAGAATAGATGAGGCATCGGAGCGCTGCAGGACTGTAAGAATTTACTTTAACAACCATGGAAGGGCCAAGGCTGCCAAGAACGCCCTTGAACTGATGGACATGCTCGGCATCCCGCACCAGCCCAAGGAAATACACATAACTGATCAGGTAAAACTCGGATCGTTCTGA
- a CDS encoding cation:proton antiporter produces the protein MPSLGYEGMAILFTAAAVVSILFRKLRQPLILGYIVAGVFSASFLVSDTNIISLISDLGITLLAFTMGMELSLKILREIGKKVIMAGIIELTLMIPAGYIVSYVMGWSPATAIFFAAAFALTSTTVVTKTMRDCRQTIKSYSDLVLGLLVVEDLLTVVILAFLSSAGTHRAINLIQLLEVMGGMAFFAAVSMILAINVIPRIINHIVDLGSDEIIVITSLGLCFALALFAKELGFSFVIGAFIVGVAVAESDHKDRIYSKMVPVRDIFLAVFFVSIGTLIQTSYLISLIPVAVILGLFFVFWKFISVTFGFSSMGYGLQNASYVGIAAGAMGEFSFVIGSLGLQFGVFSGKIYTLIVLISTVTIVILPQTIRRNEKIYGAIRGRVPKSVALYTLAIRNFFDRALGQIRNPFKMDRSSRAMFVTFLLNMMVVIAILVMTKYFVSYTSSLSFRIGADTVLLYLGYVVVVVLLLYASLNTLMNEADSFFGREELKYSFVSRLIKRILMALYVIMGYIVIASALSNLFYIEPMIAAVSVIASALVIFLLWKGVSDLQFSIPSASGKPAVNGKTKTEPVTMKGGENDILEMLMR, from the coding sequence TTGCCCTCTCTAGGATACGAAGGAATGGCCATACTCTTCACTGCAGCAGCAGTCGTCAGTATTCTGTTCAGGAAGCTGCGGCAGCCGCTCATTCTGGGATATATCGTAGCCGGCGTCTTTTCGGCATCCTTCCTGGTTTCCGACACAAACATCATTTCACTGATATCCGACCTCGGTATAACACTGCTTGCATTCACTATGGGAATGGAACTGAGCCTGAAGATTCTCAGAGAGATTGGCAAGAAAGTCATCATGGCAGGCATTATCGAGCTTACACTGATGATTCCTGCAGGTTACATCGTTTCCTATGTCATGGGATGGTCTCCAGCAACCGCAATATTCTTTGCGGCGGCTTTTGCGCTCACGAGCACAACGGTCGTCACGAAAACAATGAGGGACTGCAGACAGACAATAAAGTCTTACTCCGACCTTGTCCTGGGACTGCTTGTTGTCGAAGATCTGCTGACTGTTGTTATACTCGCATTCCTTTCGAGTGCCGGAACCCACAGGGCGATAAATCTCATACAGCTGCTGGAAGTAATGGGCGGAATGGCTTTCTTCGCGGCAGTCAGCATGATACTGGCAATAAATGTCATCCCGCGCATCATCAATCATATAGTAGATCTCGGGAGTGATGAGATCATAGTCATAACCTCACTTGGTCTGTGCTTTGCGCTCGCACTCTTTGCAAAGGAACTCGGCTTTTCCTTCGTAATCGGAGCATTCATCGTCGGAGTGGCTGTCGCAGAATCGGATCATAAGGACAGGATATATTCGAAAATGGTCCCTGTCAGAGACATATTTCTTGCTGTCTTCTTCGTATCTATAGGCACACTTATACAGACCTCCTACCTCATTTCCCTGATACCGGTCGCAGTTATCCTCGGCCTCTTTTTCGTATTCTGGAAATTTATTTCCGTCACATTTGGATTTTCGTCTATGGGTTACGGACTGCAGAATGCATCTTATGTCGGCATTGCAGCAGGCGCGATGGGCGAATTCTCATTTGTCATTGGCAGCCTCGGCCTGCAGTTCGGCGTATTCAGCGGAAAGATTTACACACTCATCGTTCTTATATCGACAGTCACAATAGTAATACTTCCACAGACAATCAGAAGAAATGAAAAGATATACGGCGCAATTAGAGGCAGAGTACCCAAATCCGTTGCGCTCTATACCCTTGCGATAAGAAATTTTTTTGACAGGGCACTCGGGCAGATCAGGAATCCTTTTAAGATGGACAGATCTTCGCGTGCAATGTTCGTCACGTTCCTTCTGAACATGATGGTTGTCATCGCGATACTGGTAATGACAAAGTATTTCGTCAGCTACACATCGAGTCTTTCCTTCAGGATCGGGGCGGATACGGTTCTCCTGTACCTGGGCTACGTGGTAGTTGTCGTCCTCCTTCTATACGCTTCGCTCAACACACTCATGAATGAGGCCGATTCATTCTTCGGAAGAGAGGAACTGAAATACAGTTTTGTATCCAGGCTCATCAAGAGGATACTGATGGCCCTCTACGTCATAATGGGATATATCGTGATTGCATCAGCGCTTTCAAACCTCTTTTACATCGAGCCGATGATTGCGGCAGTGTCTGTAATCGCCTCGGCACTGGTGATATTTCTCCTCTGGAAGGGTGTTTCGGATTTGCAGTTCTCCATACCCTCTGCCAGCGGCAAGCCGGCAGTCAACGGAAAGACGAAGACTGAACCCGTTACAATGAAGGGCGGAGAAAATGACATCCTCGAAATGCTGATGAGATAG
- the dph5 gene encoding diphthine synthase: MGRLVFVGAGLNGTGSLTVDALQEISEADCIFMEAYTTFIPREFEEELFRRTGKRVKRLSRGEVERGSIVIGAAMKSRCVFISGGDPMSATTHVSMRLSAKKHGIDTVIIPAPSILTAAASFLGLQHYRFGRIVSMPQFTASFRPASPIRNVEFNLKNGLHTLVLLDVDESRNYYMQPDECMSQLLELSSRERSTAFSEERIICVVSRAGMKSMETVAGTVSSMLKRDFGEPPHCIIIPSKLHFEEAEALVAFSGASIDELRHLID, encoded by the coding sequence ATGGGAAGGCTTGTATTTGTAGGTGCAGGACTGAACGGAACGGGCAGCCTGACGGTTGACGCGCTTCAGGAGATATCGGAAGCCGACTGCATATTCATGGAAGCATATACGACTTTTATTCCGCGAGAATTCGAGGAAGAACTGTTCAGGCGGACGGGGAAAAGAGTAAAACGCCTTTCCAGAGGTGAAGTTGAACGAGGCAGTATCGTAATCGGGGCTGCGATGAAAAGCAGGTGTGTCTTTATCTCTGGCGGAGATCCGATGTCAGCAACGACACACGTTTCAATGAGGCTGTCTGCGAAGAAGCATGGCATCGACACAGTTATTATTCCTGCCCCATCCATCCTCACCGCCGCCGCATCATTCCTGGGTCTCCAGCATTACAGATTCGGCAGGATAGTCTCCATGCCGCAGTTCACCGCGTCCTTCAGACCGGCAAGTCCCATCAGAAATGTGGAATTCAACCTGAAAAACGGCCTGCATACACTCGTGCTGCTCGACGTCGACGAGTCAAGAAACTACTACATGCAGCCCGACGAATGCATGTCCCAGCTGCTGGAGCTGTCATCCAGGGAACGTTCGACAGCCTTCAGTGAGGAGCGTATAATTTGTGTGGTGTCGAGGGCCGGGATGAAAAGCATGGAGACAGTTGCAGGAACTGTTTCCTCAATGTTGAAAAGAGATTTCGGCGAACCGCCGCACTGCATTATTATACCATCGAAACTTCATTTTGAGGAAGCGGAAGCGCTTGTTGCATTTTCAGGTGCATCTATTGATGAACTGAGACATCTCATTGACTGA